The sequence below is a genomic window from Cicer arietinum cultivar CDC Frontier isolate Library 1 chromosome 6, Cicar.CDCFrontier_v2.0, whole genome shotgun sequence.
TAGCTATGTAAGGATAGTTAGCTTCTGTGTCAATCCCACCATTTTCTATAACCCAACCAAATGCATTAAAGTAATAACCTCCAGCACAACCGTTGCTGGCAGGGTCACAGTCCACAAGCTCTTGTGCTGATAGGTTGATAAGATTCCCACTCACTATTTTGTTTAATCCTTCGATGGCCCCAATGACAGAAAAAGCCCAATGACTCTCTGAACAAAATCAAGTTTTACTTAAATAAGTCAGAGAAAATACATGAAtgttaatgaaaattaattagtgACAAAGAATGctctaattaataaaataatcttaCGACAATTTCCTTGGTCCCTAACTTCAGTGACAGCTCCTTTTTTCCTCCAATCTATAGAAGCAGGAAGGTTGTcacaatcatcatcatcatctttaAGTTTTCTATCATCCCAATTAGATCTCATCTGAATCTCTGATAAGTATGTTTTACTAAACTCCTCAGGACTCATATCACCAAACTTGTTGAGACCCAAACGATGTTGCAAAGGTGAGTTTCTCTTAGCATTCATCTCATTGATATACCTCAAATTACTTTTGAATATCTCAAATCTATTTTCCATCTCCTCTTTGTTTCCATACTCTCGCCCGTGCTCCTTTTTCCACATTTGGAACAGTTCAAACACGTCTTCATATGAGGACTCACTAGACAAGGAAAAGGAGAGACATGTTATGGAAATGAgtataaaaaaagatagaaGAAACTTTGTTATGTGGAATGTCATCATTACACAAAATGAGTTACCAAGTGTTTCTGTTTGATCTCTTCGTTTATAGTTGTCACATATATATAATGTAACGTTGTGTCACgattaaaatgtttataaagTTTTCTTACGTTCAAAAACTATACTAACACCATATGCGTCCCACACACATTTAGTGACAGAATTAAAGTTTTAGTCAAATTAAGATAATGTCGAATCTATGTATAGTCATCCTTTTTCTTAGTAGAAGAATTTTTTGTGTGCTATCTTTTTTACTGTGGTCCTATGAATCCTACTATTGGACAAACTACTTATTTTAGGCATGCACCATATCCAACAGCGACATATATGTAATTTATTCCCACGAGTTTCATGCATATATTCATGATCTAACTATCTTAGTTGATTCATTGTATAAACAATATTTACATTAATTAACgatatgtaaaattaatttttttaatttatttagactTTAAGTGTAAAAGCTCTTTACACTAGTCAATcacaattaacttttttttttgttacaaagaAACTATAACTacttataaaatcatatatacGAGTGGTTGTGTTTTATTGACTGGGTAATGTAATTTTTACGCATGAAAATTAATCTCTATATTTTATCATTCAAACAAGACGGACCCAACACTAAATGAGACATAAATATGAAGCGATCTCTTTTATATGCgataacttttatattttaataatattaacatataataatgtTAACATTGTATTAGATTAAAATTAGACTTAAATCACTATTGTGTTGAAGAAACAaggagaaaaataatttcaactTATTGTTTtggtaatttttaattatataaaataatatgagAAATTTACAACTCATCCCCTCTCCTTTACTTTCCACCTCtccaaaacacatcaaaacattattttattttttttgaccCCTGTTACTTGAtagtcaatttttttgaaaaatttacaaaattcaaaacttttgataaatgtGAAACATtcgaaattcaatttttataaaagttgagttttttttaaaacatggatgaatgtgaaacttttaaaatgtattttttttaaactttagataaatctgaaactttcgaaatgcaattttttaaaaattaaaaaaaaattgaaaatatggattaacgtgaaacttttgaaatacaatttttttttcttcaagttttaacaaattttgaaaccttggatgaatgtgaaacttttgaaatacatTTGTTCTAAAAGTTTATAAAAGTATCAAAACTTTGTATGAATATATAGCTtccaaaatacaattttttcaatttttttttaaaaaaaactgaaacttTTGATGAATGTAAAACTTCTGAAATACAACTTTTCAaaagtttaataaaatttagaaaatttggaTGAAGGTGAAACTTTCTAAATACAATTTGTTtagatttgtttttttgaaaaatgtaaaatttaaatgaacgTGAAACTtctgtaatttattttttctagaaTTATTTAGATGAACATAAaccttttgaaataaatttttcctagaattctttaaaatataaaaaatttagaaacagtcaaaattttaataatttcaaaaattttgattataaaattttatgtacTTTGGAGTAAGAAGTAAAGGTGAGGGTGTGGAtgataaatttttcaaacaatatacattaattaaaaaatgttccAATAACGTTTGGGCCGAGGCCCGATATATTCCA
It includes:
- the LOC101511050 gene encoding P34 probable thiol protease-like — translated: MMTFHITKFLLSFFILISITCLSFSLSSESSYEDVFELFQMWKKEHGREYGNKEEMENRFEIFKSNLRYINEMNAKRNSPLQHRLGLNKFGDMSPEEFSKTYLSEIQMRSNWDDRKLKDDDDDCDNLPASIDWRKKGAVTEVRDQGNCQSHWAFSVIGAIEGLNKIVSGNLINLSAQELVDCDPASNGCAGGYYFNAFGWVIENGGIDTEANYPYIAKNGTCKENANKVVSIDNLLVLDGSEEALLCRTSKQPVSVSLDATGLQFYTGGVYGGENCTKNSRYTTLVALIVGYGSVDGEDYWIVKNSWGKDWGEKGYLFIKRNVSEEWPYGVCGINAAVGYPIKTVLASAM